The following proteins are co-located in the Engraulis encrasicolus isolate BLACKSEA-1 chromosome 2, IST_EnEncr_1.0, whole genome shotgun sequence genome:
- the wbp2 gene encoding WW domain-binding protein 2 — protein MALNKNHSESGGVIINNSESVLMSYENVELAFCEADRLPDAFKKTRKGSIYLTPYRVIFVAKVLKEPLISFMMPFYLTKSCEVKQPVLGANYIKGTVTAEPGGGWEGTATFKLVFNQGGAIEFGQHMLHVASQASKGQPVLGNYGNCPYMAANGACAPMYPPPSTNGMYAAGPPPGYSYPAGGFYPSPPAFEGGPAAYMPPPPYSAPLSQSPQDLDLPKTSAAEAKAAEAAASATSVSPSHARVYLPEDKPPPYSPPDDKKNQ, from the exons ATGGCCCTAAACAAGAACCACTCGGAGTCTGGCGGCGTCATCATTAATAACAGCGAAAG tgTGTTGATGAGCTATGAGAATGTGGAGTTGGCTTTCTGTGAAGCAGACCGTCTCCCTGACGCTTTCAAGAAGACCAGGAAGGGGAGCATCTATCTGACCCCATACAGA gtgatcTTCGTAGCCAAGGTTCTCAAGGAGCCCCTGATCTCATTCATGATGCCGTTCTACCTGACCAAGTCCTGTGAAGTCAAGCAGCCGGTGCTGGGAGCAAACTACATCAAGGGGACAGTCACCGCAGAACCAGgag gagGTTGGGAGGGCACGGCTACCTTCAAGCTGGTTTTCAACCAGGGAGGAGCCATCGAGTTTGGACAACACATGCTGCACGTAGCCTCACAAG CCTCCAAGGGCCAGCCCGTCCTGGGTAACTATGGAAACTGCCCCTATATGGCGGCCAATGGGGCATGTGCCCCCATGTACCCCCCTCCCTCGACCAATGGGATGTACGCAGCAGGGCCCCCGCCAGGATACAGCTACCCTGCAG gtggGTTTTACCCCAGCCCCCCTGCATTCGAAGGCGGCCCTGCGGCCTACATGCCCCCTCCCCCCTACTCCGCACCCCTCAGCCAGTCGCCTCAAGACCTCGACCTGCCCAAAACTTCCGCAG cTGAGGCTAAGGCAGCTGAGGCAGCCGCTAGTGCTACGTCTGTGTCTCCGTCTCATGCTCGCGTCTACTTGCCAGAg GACAAGCCTCCGCCATATTCCCCACCGGATGACAAGAAGAACCAGTAG